Proteins encoded by one window of Cheilinus undulatus linkage group 13, ASM1832078v1, whole genome shotgun sequence:
- the tmem53 gene encoding transmembrane protein 53: MADEGIDYNIVFPDAGTSEKHWQGTKEPVVILLGWAGCKDKHLSKYSSIYNEQGCVTIRYTAPLKTVFISESFGYKELSSTALKLLEILYDYEVENSPIFFHIFSNGGFMLYRYIVELLHNDKQFSSLRVIGAVVDSAPGSGNVRGALRALRATLGPKISPVLRYVLLALFAVTVFLLRIVLYPLTKYVHKNHYDAVQERPPAWPHFFLYSRADQVIRHRDIEVFVDTLKQKGIPVDIFDFFSSPHVGHFRDFPEQYSLKCRDFLVACVKNLDGTEIKSRQRIQTQ, from the exons atggcagaCGAGGGAATAGACTACAATATCGTGTTTCCAGATGCAGGGACGTCGG AGAAACACTGGCAGGGGACAAAGGAGCCAGTTGTGATTCTGCTGGGCTGGGCTGGCTGCAAAGACAAACACCTCTCCAAATACAGCTCCATCTACAATGAGCAG GGATGTGTGACCATTCGCTACACCGCTCCCTTGAAGACGGTCTTCATCTCAGAGTCGTTTGGCTACAAGGAGCTGAGCAGTACGGCTCTGAAGCTGCTGGAGATCCTGTATGACTACGAGGTGGAGAACAGTCCTATTTTCTTTCACATATTTAGTAACGGTGGCTTCATGTTGTACCGTTACATTGTCGAGTTATTGCACAATGACAAACAGTTCAGCTCACTGCGTGTGATTGGGGCTGTGGTGGACAGTGCCCCTGGTAGTGGGAATGTGCGTGGGGCCCTGCGTGCACTGAGGGCCACTCTGGGGCCCAAAATAAGTCCCGTTTTAAGGTATGTCCTCTTAGCTCTTTTTGCTGTGACTGTTTTCCTCTTGAGAATCGTTCTGTACCCTTTGACCAAGTACGTCCACAAGAACCACTACGATGCAGTCCAGGAGAGGCCGCCTGCCTGGCCTCATTTCTTTCTGTATTCCAGAGCCGACCAAGTGATCAGACACAGAGACATCGAGGTTTTTGTGGACACCCTGAAGCAGAAAGGCATCCCTGTggacatttttgactttttctccaGTCCCCACGTTGGCCATTTCCGGGATTTTCCTGAGCAGTATTCCCTGAAGTGCCGTGATTTTCTGGTAGCTTGTGTCAAGAACTTGGATGGgactgagataaaaagtagaCAGAGGATTCAGACTCAATGA